In the Arachis hypogaea cultivar Tifrunner chromosome 20, arahy.Tifrunner.gnm2.J5K5, whole genome shotgun sequence genome, GTCCGATTTGTATGCTAATGAGAAATAAAAATTTGGGGTGCTCTAAATCGGACCCTCCGTATTACCTTAACGTGGTTTTTTAATATGCAATGTAGTACAAGTCGCATGGTCCGAGTTCCAtgctttgattttgaaaagaactCGGACCCTCCGTTTTGAGTACAAATAGAAATTATTTTGGTGAACTGAGAGCTGAAATCACATGGTGAATGAAATCGGACTGTCTGTGTGAGTGGTGTCAACTCGCAGGGTCCGAGTTGTTCCCTCCTAACACCACAAACATGTTAAGCACACCCCTTTTTCATAATGGAGTCCAGCACGTACTCTAGCGCCATATGTAAATTAAAAAGCGTTAAGATTCGTGGTTCAATTAATGTTTTGTGAGTGCACGTGATGTGGTTCTATAGAGTGTGATAGTGTTGATGGTAAAGAGCAGAAGGAAAAGGTTATATTGACCGTGGTAACTGAGGATACGAATtaaatgaaaaagtatttggatgaTGCTAAAAGATTGATATTAGAGTGGTGATAATGAAGACGATCTCCAAGGACAATTTTTACTTAAACTCTATAGTTTTTGAAAATTCGCGTTAGATATAAAAATTTGAGCATTCAAAAatgtttttgttattttcaataaTAGAGCCCGTAAAAGTTACTTTTTCTAGGATAAGAAATTCTCTTCCTCATCTTTTTGATTATCATTGTTTTTTTACTATCCTTCATCAATATAAACCTAAGTTATTCAGAAAAGCCTCCACAAAttcaaattggcaacaagcaatgcaaaAAGAAATataggcacttgaaaaagcacacacttggaatttggttgatcctccttttGATCAGAAAAttgtgggcagtagatgggtatacaagatcaagactcgctctgatagctctattgaccgttataaggctcgcctggttgctcaaggttgtacgcaagagtatggtattgattataaAGAGACTTTTACTCCTGTCGCTCATCTTACGTCTGTTAGAGCTCTTCTTACCATTGCCGCGGTTAAAAAATgatctctcagtcagatggatgtgaagaatgcatttcttaatggggatttgaaaaagaGAGTCTATATGAAACCATCTCCAGGATATCCTTATCCTGCTAgtaaggtttgtctccttcgcaaggcactttatggacttaagcaagctcctcgtgaatggtttgacaagttcagcactaccatatgctgtcttggttttacttctagccctcatgagaatgctctcttCATTTGTAAAAGCGACCAttgagttgttcttctacttttgtatgttgatgacatgatcattattggagatgatgttgatggtatctctgatcttaaggcctcacttcaccgtacctttgagatgaaagatatTGGTTCTCTCaactattttcttggtctcgaggtcatctccaccgatgatggcatctatctatctcaagctaagtatgcttcagatcttcttgctcgctCTGGGATTatagatagtcgcactgagtctactcctcttgagcctaatgttcgatttaccctatggatggcactgtttgGATAATCCGACTAtctatcgacagttagttggggtctcgtctacttgactgtcacccgaccatatatcgcctatccggttcatgtacttagccagtttttgtcagctcctcgtactacttactatgcggcagttcttcgcattcttcgctacatcaaaggtactctatttcatggcctttatttttctgcccatttctctttgtctcttcaggcttactccgatgctgattgggctggtgattgatgaactgaagattgatggtttataattcacaataaattctcgttacaagtatagtttctaaaccaagcaataatcctttcatacaaaaatttgtttgtcacttaagcaaacccaataaaattgataaccgaagtattgaaacctcgggtcgtcttctcaaggaattgcagggaggtataatttattattggttgtgtaaagagatatatttttgggtttttgaaaataggaaacaagtaatttaaatgacaagaaaaataaattaataattaataaaatctcttggcaaggtatgagaaattgaagtcctatcatagttatccttatcagatgtgatgagaattggatttttgctcccaccttattaacctctaactatgaaggtaatttaagtggatgaatcaatttgattcctcaggtcctagtcaattcctaagaaaagactagagttattggaatacaaatcaactagcaaagataacaatcatcaatcacaaggagtttgataactcgagtgtctccaattacttaaccaaagcaaaaagggagaaaatctacttgaataaaaatgccttcagatgggaagcaacagtaacataaataaaagaaagaaatcttaaatctgaaatatttcaaattatattaattaagaaaattcaaatcttaacatgaaaaggttcataagctaaattggaacattaacaagtaaaagcattggaataaataaaaataaaagagaaatattaattaaaggaacgttgaacctggcattgaagtagtaatcataaaataaaataaaaggaatcctaatcctaaaacttaatcctaatcctaagagagaggagagagcctctctctctctaaaactacatctaaatcttaATAATTGTGAATGTGTATGTCTTCGTTGTTTGGgtgcattccctcactttatagcctctaatatgtgttttttgggccgagaactaggtcagaaacagcccaaaaatcgttGGGGGCATTTTTTGCAGATTCCTATacgtggcatctgtcacgcgttcgcgtcatctgggagttttccttgtcacgcgtacgcgtcggtcacgcgtacgcgtcatttgcgttctgctcaaagcacgcgtccgcgtcgtccatgcgttcgcgtcgctgaattttcgcgctaggcacgcgttcgcgtcgctgccttttcttcaaaactccatttttgtgttttccttccatttttgtatgtttcctttttgttCTTTAAGCCATTCCCGCCctatgagatctgaaaatacttaacacacaaataacggcattgaatggtattaaaggataattaaaattaatatttttaaaacataggaaacatgtttttcacatatatcataaaataaggaagaaaaagtaaaaccatgcaatttacatgaataagtgggtaaaggattgaataaatcacttaaattgagcacaaaatacatcataaaatataggtttattagtgatcccactgatcgtcgttctactactggttactgtttgtttcttggcgacgctctcatttcttggcgtgctaagaagcaaacgttcactgcttGCTCAAGCATAGAAGCTGAATACCGTGCCTtcgctgacaccactgctaaggttatctcggttcgttggcttctcgaagatctgAGTGCTTCTCAATCGTCtcctactgatgttttttgtgataatcgcagtgctattcagattgcacataatgatgtgtttcatgaacgcaccaaacacattgaaattgattgtcactttgttcggcaacgcatccttattgatgctgttcgtctcattgctattggaacactggatcagactgctgatatcttcacgaaagctcacCACCCGACTCGTTTtcggactttgttatccaaactcaagttggtatccttagctccacttgagtttgagggggatgtTAAAAAAACATTTAGAcacaatttagatcaattagtatcgtttatatttatatagcgtatctgtatattaattatagaattctatgcctttattactttgattcatttagcacctataaataccccttataTATTGTACTTTTGATCAGACTGAATATACACAAAATACTTTCTTTAGTttggtctcttgtttctaacaattagaacaattaatacaattttttttttatattataaaatatatgaaaGAGATATAACAATAATCACATCCTTTTCTCAATATATATCATTCAAATTAATCAAGTACAAGCACCTTGGGTAATATAGATACGTCTAAAACAATTTAACAAGAACATTGGAATCATTTGCAAAGAATCATGTAATAATCACATATATAAGACGCAGAACATGAGGGTGTAAGCAAGTAAGCTTCATTCTTGTCTTATAAATGGGGCCGGGATAGGAAGGATGATATAGGAGTTTCAAACACTAACAGATTCCTTGGAATCTAAGCCGCTTGATGCACCGACATGGGAACGGGAAGGTCTCTCGCTGATGTCACCACTATTATCCTCAGCGACATGGCCAGCAGCAACAGCACCTCCGACATCACTCACATTCCCAAACAGAAGAACAACAATACCAGCAATACCAGAGCAAAATGCGGCCCCCAGAGAGGCCCTAATGCGTCCTGCAGCCACCGACCCCACCGTGAACCCCACACAGAGCCCCACGGATTTCACCCATCCGTACCACGCCGAGAACGCACCTTCTTTCCCGCAAGGCGCACAGTTTAGCACCAACACCCTCCCAAAAGCGTGTAGCAGCCCTGTTGCGGTGCCCTGAACCGCCCCAAATAGCAGCAAGTGGCTCCATCTCCAGCGGCTCTCCCAAAAGTAGAACCCTGACCCGGAAGAGAACATGGACAGCAGAAAACCGAGTATTTGCATCTTAACGGAATTCACCCTCATAAAGTGCTGCATGATCTGAAGCAGCGGCAGAGAAACCAAAGGGAAGAGGAAATACACCAACCACAAATAAAGCAGGTGCAGTGGCCTCATGCAGAGTTGACCCACCACAAATAGCACCCCTCCGGTGAATATGCTCATCGTGGCAAAAGAAGACAGAAAAACCCCAACGAGGCCTCCAATTGCATGCGGGTATTTGAACAAAGAAAGGGAGTGATAGAGCCTTGAGGAGAGAGGTGAGACGGAGCAAGTGGTGGTACTTCTGTTGGGAGAAATGAGGACAACATGCACCACCCCGGCGAGCCATATGAGGCCACTGAAGATTGAGACAACCCAAAGGCTCAAGAGGTTACGGTCGCTGGGTTCTCTAAGCATGTGGTAGGTTAAGGATGAGACGATAGCTGCACCCAATGAACCGAAAGCCGT is a window encoding:
- the LOC112782253 gene encoding uncharacterized protein; translated protein: MMEKEVVTTRPVEANSHPHHYGGTKSSYDDDDDEYNEEIVVGEKPSRLEVWGWYVYELCSYMVQSLVIPVVFPLIISQLQQLSTDDETLRHQWINNHHGMPCPQKQILLYSKLTKRTINITGSHLSSLEWTSIAWGGGLLLAAPILGFISFHLDANQFYAIITAAATGVGVFFCLPAGFFKTTKIFIPYIAGIALAATVASTAHTHYLALMLRPYGKPTPALRRRTRFFPRLSISSWFSLYATAFGSLGAAIVSSLTYHMLREPSDRNLLSLWVVSIFSGLIWLAGVVHVVLISPNRSTTTCSVSPLSSRLYHSLSLFKYPHAIGGLVGVFLSSFATMSIFTGGVLFVVGQLCMRPLHLLYLWLVYFLFPLVSLPLLQIMQHFMRVNSVKMQILGFLLSMFSSGSGFYFWESRWRWSHLLLFGAVQGTATGLLHAFGRVLVLNCAPCGKEGAFSAWYGWVKSVGLCVGFTVGSVAAGRIRASLGAAFCSGIAGIVVLLFGNVSDVGGAVAAGHVAEDNSGDISERPSRSHVGASSGLDSKESVSV